A window of the Nisaea acidiphila genome harbors these coding sequences:
- a CDS encoding alpha/beta fold hydrolase codes for MSTTGMAADKAAAPNRLGPRPLPLYLTTAMLNWSGSRLASESLRSGLPAWNPALESVQQDLERQLRDSAEAIAGSGASDNSDEKSAWHDFVAAVDRAILERSQDLLDAIRIYRRHPYAREVEPAPVAWSAGTTTLLDYGTRNLDGPPVLVIPSLINRFYVLDLKSDRSLLRYLEARGFRPFVIDWGRPGDDEARFHMTDYVAGRLEECLDAVRAITGQPPLVLGYCMGGLLALALAARRQQDMRALGLLATPWDFAAGAPPVASFLPLIRPMLLMASDQGRTIGTDLLQALFHMLDPMLVIKKFLRFGELEADGAEAEDFVALEDWLNDGVPLSGPVAAEALLGWYGENLPGRQLWRIAGRTVLPGDINLPSKVIIPSRDRIVSPSSAEPLGELLPHAETLHVPLGHVGMMASTNAKKAVWEPLGAWMEEYAQ; via the coding sequence GTGTCGACGACGGGAATGGCAGCAGACAAGGCGGCGGCGCCGAACCGGCTGGGACCGCGCCCGCTGCCGCTGTATCTGACGACCGCGATGCTGAACTGGAGCGGCTCGCGGCTCGCGTCCGAGAGCTTGAGGAGCGGCTTGCCGGCCTGGAATCCCGCCCTCGAGAGCGTTCAGCAGGATCTGGAACGGCAGCTGAGAGACAGCGCCGAGGCGATAGCCGGAAGCGGCGCCTCTGACAATTCCGACGAGAAATCCGCTTGGCACGATTTCGTCGCCGCAGTGGACCGGGCGATCCTGGAGCGCAGCCAGGATCTGCTCGATGCGATCCGGATCTACCGGCGTCATCCCTATGCGAGAGAGGTTGAGCCGGCGCCGGTCGCGTGGAGTGCCGGAACCACAACGCTTCTCGATTACGGCACCCGCAATCTGGACGGTCCCCCGGTCCTGGTCATCCCATCCCTGATCAACCGGTTCTATGTACTCGACCTGAAATCCGACCGCTCCCTCCTGCGCTATCTCGAAGCGCGGGGCTTCAGGCCGTTCGTCATCGACTGGGGCCGCCCCGGCGACGACGAGGCGCGCTTCCACATGACCGATTATGTCGCCGGTCGGCTGGAGGAATGCCTCGATGCGGTCCGGGCGATCACGGGGCAGCCGCCGCTGGTGCTGGGCTATTGCATGGGCGGCCTGCTTGCGCTCGCTTTGGCAGCACGGCGACAGCAGGATATGCGCGCGCTGGGTTTGCTGGCGACACCGTGGGACTTTGCAGCGGGGGCGCCACCTGTCGCTTCTTTCCTGCCGCTGATCCGGCCGATGCTGCTGATGGCCTCGGACCAGGGGCGGACGATCGGCACCGATCTGCTGCAGGCGCTTTTCCACATGCTCGACCCGATGCTTGTCATCAAGAAGTTCCTGCGGTTCGGCGAGCTCGAGGCGGATGGCGCGGAGGCGGAGGATTTCGTTGCGCTGGAGGACTGGTTGAACGATGGCGTGCCGCTGTCCGGTCCGGTCGCCGCCGAGGCGTTGCTCGGCTGGTATGGTGAGAACCTTCCCGGCCGCCAGCTCTGGCGGATCGCCGGACGGACGGTGTTGCCGGGCGACATAAACCTGCCTTCGAAGGTCATCATCCCCTCGCGGGACCGGATCGTTTCGCCGTCCTCGGCGGAGCCGCTCGGAGAGCTCTTGCCGCATGCCGAAACTCTGCATGTGCCGCTCGGCCATGTGGGCATGATGGCAAGCACGAATGCGAAGAAAGCGGTCTGGGAACCGCTCGGAGCGTGGATGGAGG
- a CDS encoding HNH endonuclease encodes MRTGSAPELTESCPICGRPMVPGSSVDRHHWVPRAYGGREWGWMHQICHRKIHALFSESDLARRYSTASEILSHPEMEKFVAWVKRRPPEYNDWHKRPRRRR; translated from the coding sequence ATGCGGACCGGGTCGGCACCGGAACTGACGGAAAGCTGCCCGATCTGCGGCCGCCCGATGGTCCCCGGAAGCTCGGTCGACCGCCATCACTGGGTCCCGCGCGCGTATGGCGGGCGGGAATGGGGCTGGATGCACCAGATCTGCCACCGCAAAATCCATGCGCTGTTCAGCGAGAGCGACCTCGCCCGGCGCTACAGCACGGCGAGCGAGATCCTGAGCCATCCCGAAATGGAAAAATTCGTCGCATGGGTGAAACGGCGGCCGCCGGAATACAATGACTGGCACAAGCGGCCGCGGCGGCGGCGCTAG
- a CDS encoding DUF2333 family protein, with product MAQKHELNWDDDAPARRALTPWIPRAGGYGFVLLILAIAAYYLIGMALTHRISDDVDQALSETPAGASRAVQMAADLIHRETEQNSWTANNPFFLPGSMLDNMPNFQQGVIYAISRFAIEMSDQLGRTRGSSEVDGDLEKAAGLLKYPGTIWHFDFSTTWAPTPPADRQYAAARRSMIAYNERLAAGDAVFERRADNLQATLERMTADLGSSSAVIDRHLEQAGGWGIDTKVDDIFYNVKGRLYGYYMLLRELGVDFERVIRDRELGAAWNQMLDSMRSAAALDPLIIMNGAPDGIAFPSHLSVQGFYLLRARTQLREIVNILQK from the coding sequence ATGGCGCAAAAACACGAGCTCAACTGGGACGACGATGCTCCGGCTCGGCGGGCGCTGACGCCCTGGATCCCCCGTGCCGGCGGCTACGGGTTCGTTCTGCTCATTCTGGCCATCGCCGCCTATTACCTCATCGGCATGGCGCTGACCCACCGGATTTCCGACGATGTCGATCAGGCGCTGAGCGAGACTCCAGCCGGTGCCAGCCGCGCGGTGCAGATGGCGGCGGATCTGATCCATCGCGAGACGGAGCAGAATTCCTGGACCGCCAACAATCCGTTCTTCCTGCCGGGCTCGATGCTCGACAACATGCCGAATTTCCAGCAAGGCGTGATCTACGCAATCAGCCGTTTCGCAATCGAAATGTCCGACCAGCTTGGCCGGACACGCGGATCGAGCGAAGTGGACGGGGACCTGGAGAAGGCGGCCGGTCTGCTGAAATACCCGGGCACGATCTGGCATTTCGACTTCTCGACCACCTGGGCGCCGACGCCGCCGGCGGACCGGCAATATGCCGCCGCCCGGCGCTCGATGATTGCCTATAACGAGCGGCTTGCGGCCGGCGATGCGGTGTTCGAGCGGCGCGCGGACAATCTTCAGGCGACGCTGGAGCGCATGACGGCAGATCTCGGCTCGTCCTCGGCGGTGATCGACCGGCATCTGGAACAGGCCGGCGGCTGGGGCATCGATACCAAGGTCGACGACATCTTCTACAACGTGAAGGGCCGCCTCTACGGCTATTACATGCTGCTGCGCGAACTGGGCGTCGATTTCGAGCGCGTTATCCGGGACCGCGAACTGGGTGCCGCCTGGAACCAGATGCTCGACTCCATGCGCTCCGCCGCAGCGCTCGATCCGCTGATCATCATGAACGGCGCGCCGGACGGAATCGCTTTCCCGAGCCACCTGTCGGTTCAGGGCTTCTACCTGCTCCGCGCCCGTACGCAGTTGCGGGAGATCGTCAATATCCTGCAGAAGTGA
- the phaR gene encoding polyhydroxyalkanoate synthesis repressor PhaR, whose protein sequence is MATQRKRAAHNTPDTGAQGSAQDASGVITIKKYANRRLYNTATSSYVTLDHLCQMVKDGQDFVVYDAKTGEDITRPVLTQIIVEEEAKGQNMLPISFLRQLISFYGDNLQMVVPRYLEFAMAAFSKEQDRTRDYMQEALGGLFPFSHFEEMGKQNMAMLEQTMRLFNPYRPQDAEGTGAPESSSAKSPADVAKGATDALQNLQEQVVQLQQQLSALSSATANQKKDGGK, encoded by the coding sequence ATGGCAACTCAGCGTAAACGGGCAGCCCATAATACCCCCGACACGGGAGCCCAAGGATCGGCTCAGGATGCCTCCGGGGTCATCACGATCAAGAAGTACGCCAACAGGCGTCTCTACAACACGGCGACGAGCAGTTACGTGACCCTCGACCATCTGTGCCAGATGGTGAAGGACGGTCAGGATTTCGTGGTCTACGACGCCAAGACCGGCGAGGACATCACCCGCCCGGTGCTCACCCAGATCATTGTCGAAGAAGAAGCCAAGGGGCAGAACATGTTGCCGATCAGTTTCTTGCGGCAGCTCATAAGCTTCTATGGCGACAACCTCCAGATGGTCGTGCCGCGCTATCTGGAATTCGCGATGGCCGCATTCTCGAAAGAGCAGGACCGCACCCGGGACTACATGCAGGAGGCGCTCGGCGGCCTGTTCCCGTTCTCCCATTTCGAGGAGATGGGCAAGCAGAACATGGCGATGCTGGAGCAGACCATGCGGCTGTTCAATCCCTATCGCCCGCAGGACGCCGAGGGAACGGGAGCGCCGGAAAGCTCTTCCGCCAAATCGCCCGCGGACGTCGCGAAGGGAGCGACCGACGCGCTGCAGAACCTGCAGGAACAGGTGGTGCAGCTGCAGCAGCAACTCTCGGCGCTCAGTTCCGCAACCGCGAACCAGAAAAAGGACGGGGGCAAGTAG